One segment of Mycoplasmopsis glycophila DNA contains the following:
- a CDS encoding Nif3-like dinuclear metal center hexameric protein encodes MKLKDFIKGLNEMYPLENKEIWDPSGYSVKFNQAKKLRGVILAIDLTSETIQAAIQNDCNLILTHHPFYFEATKQAEKEKSPYKLELHKLLKEHQITAFAMHTNYDCDSKGTSYQIAKFLGLEDYVKTDSQKFSAELEGYPFTINNLTKLFNKRLGFESFRTNVKQSFWDKTFPRIAILSGSGYIGQINDLHFNNTDLIITSDFRWSDWINFKELNINILEVPHLDEEVFAFHMQKLLSAKFPKEKFIVIKTKEPYQNITIK; translated from the coding sequence ATGAAATTAAAGGATTTTATTAAAGGATTAAACGAGATGTATCCACTTGAAAATAAGGAAATTTGAGATCCTTCAGGTTACAGTGTTAAGTTTAATCAAGCAAAAAAATTAAGAGGTGTAATTTTAGCAATTGATCTTACATCAGAAACTATTCAGGCCGCAATTCAAAATGATTGTAATTTGATTTTAACACACCACCCTTTTTATTTTGAGGCCACAAAACAAGCAGAAAAAGAAAAATCACCTTATAAACTAGAACTTCATAAATTATTAAAAGAGCATCAAATTACAGCTTTTGCAATGCACACGAATTATGATTGCGATAGCAAAGGAACTTCATACCAAATAGCTAAATTTTTAGGTTTAGAAGACTATGTTAAAACAGATTCTCAAAAATTTTCAGCAGAGCTAGAAGGATATCCTTTTACAATTAACAACTTGACTAAATTATTTAACAAAAGACTAGGTTTTGAGTCATTTAGAACAAATGTCAAACAAAGTTTTTGAGATAAAACTTTCCCTAGAATAGCAATTTTAAGTGGTAGCGGATACATTGGTCAAATTAATGATTTACATTTTAATAACACAGATTTAATTATTACAAGTGATTTTCGTTGAAGTGATTGAATCAATTTTAAAGAGTTAAATATTAACATTTTAGAAGTACCACATCTTGATGAGGAAGTGTTTGCATTTCACATGCAAAAACTTTTAAGCGCTAAATTTCCGAAGGAAAAATTTATTGTGATAAAAACTAAAGAACCTTATCAAAATATCACTATTAAATAG